In Actinoplanes octamycinicus, the genomic window GAGATCCATGGGTCCAGTCCTATCAGTCGTTCGCCGTCGGCATGGTCTGCTCGCCGTGTGCCGCCTTCTCCAACAGGTTCGACCGCGGCCCGGTGAACCACTTGCGGGCGCTGGCGAACCACCAGATCGTCGCGCCGCCGAGCACCACGGCCACCGCGAAGATCGTGTAGTTGAAGTTCTTCGCGGTGATCGGGCCGGCCGTGGGCAGCACGAACAGCACGCAGATCACCCCTACCCAGACGATCGCGGTCCAACCGATCACCGCGCTCCACCGGCCGAGGTGCCACGGGCCGGGCTCGAACTCCGGGTTGCGGCGGCGCAGGAAGACCGGGCCGACGTAGGCGATGTACAGCCCGATCACCGCGATCGAGGTGGCCGCCAGGTACGCCGTGGTGTTCCAGAGCGACGGCAGCACCAGGATCGTGGAGATCGTCACGCACAGCCAGATCGAGTTGGTCGGGGTGCCGGTCCGCGGGTTGACCTTCTTCCACAGCCGGGACCCGGGCAGCGCGCCGTCCCGGGCGAACGCGTACGACATCCGGGAGTTCGCGGTGACCGAGGCCATCCCGCAGAACCACTGCGCCACCATGCAGATGAAGAGCAGGAACGTGCCGACGTCGTGCCCGGCCGCGTCGATGAAGATCTGCGCCGGTGGCAGGCCCAGCGAGGTGGTCGCCGCCCCGTCGTAGTCCTGGATGGACCAGGTGATCGCGAACAGCAGCACGAAGCCGGCCAGCACCGAGACGACCACCGACATCACGATGCCCCGGGGCGCCGCCCGCGCCGCGTCGTGCGTCTCCTCCGCCACGTGCGCGGACGCGTCGTACCCGGTGTAGGTGTACTGCGCCATCAACAGTCCGATCAGGACGGCGTAGACGGTGGCCCCGGTGAAGTCGAACCCGGTCGCGTTCCGCACCTCGAAGAACACCTCGGAGATCGGCTTGTGCTGGTCCGGCAGCACGGCCAGCAGGACCACGATCACCGCGACGCCGATCAGGTGCCACCAGGCGCTGACGTCGGAGAGCACCCGCACCAGGTTCACGCCGAAGGTGTTCAGCAACCCGTGCACCACGATGATGACCAGGAAGATCAGGAAGGTCCGCGCGGTGGTGACCTCCATGTCGAAGGTCAGGCTGAGGAACGCCGACGTGGTGATCGCGGCGCCGAAGTCGATCGCCGCGGTGACCGCCACCTCACCGAGGAAGTTGAACCAGCCGATGAACCAGGCCCACGCGGCCTTGTTCCGCTTGGCCAGCGCCGCGGCCCACCAGTAGAGCGCGCCGGCCGTCGGGTAGGCCGAGCAGACCTCGGCCATCGCCAGCGCCACCAGGGTGACCATGCCGCCGACGAAGACCCAGCCCAGCGTGATGGCCAGCGGGCCGCCGGCGTTCATCGCGATCCCGTACGAGGTGATCGCGCCGGCCAGGATCGAGATGATCGAGAAGGAGACGGCGAAGTTGGAGAAGCCGGACAGCCGGCGGTGGAGTTCCTGTTTGTACCCGAGTTGCGCTAGTCGTTCTTCATCGGTTCCGGTAACGGCTGGTTCAGTGCTCATGCGCGAGCTCCCTTGCCGAAAGTTGTGACCTGAGCCACGGGTTTCGGTGATGATCGCTCCGCTGTGTTACGGCCGTCAATGATCAGCGTTAATTGCGTTGCCGGTTGTCCTGCCCGGTGCGAACCTTGGTCCCACGGGACGTTCCCGAGGCTCTCGGCAAGCTTCGACGTCCAGGTTGTCGACAACCTTCCCGCGGTGGTGCGGGGCGCGGTCACCTCTCTCTTCCCGCACGCGGCCCCACCGCGAGCGCCCGCCCCGCACCACCGCCACATCCCCGCCGCTCCCCGCTCCCGGTCCGCTTCCCCACACGGCCGAGGCAGACCCGCTTTCGGTACGCCCAACTCCCCGTGGCTACCCGCCAGGCACGCCCGCCGCCCGGTCCGCGAGCCCGGCCACCTCCGGGCTGGGCGTGAGGGGTGTCTCGCGGGGTCCGAGACACCCCTCACGCCCAGCCCGAGGCGCAACGCGCGTCGCGGTCCGGACCCGAGCGCGCCTGGCGGACCCGGTCACGCACAGCGCCCGCCACCGAGGATCCGGAGGCGGGCGCTTCGGCGTACCGAAAGAATCAGGCCCTGCGCAGAACGGCCCGGAACGATCAGGCCTTGCGCAGCGCGGTCAGGAACGAGGTCTTGACCTGGGTCCGCAGCAGCGACCCGGAGTAGACCCGGGCGCCGACCGCGAGCAGCGCCACCGCGGTCGCCGCCAGCAGCAGCAGGGAGAGCAGCGGCTGCCAGAGCGGCACGTCGCCGTGGAACAGGCGGATCGGCATGGCCAGCGGGGACGAGAAGGGCACGAACGAGAGCACCTGCATCAGGACGCCGTCCTTCGGCACGCTGACCGCCAGGAAGAACGGGATCAGCACCAGCATCTGCACCGGCACCGTGGTGCTGGCCAGCTCCTCCTGACGGGACGCGAGCGCGCCCACCCCGGCCCACAGCGCGGCCAGCATCACGAAGCCGATCACGAAGAACGGCAGGAACCAGCCGATCGCCGGGGCCACCGCGTTGAGCAGGCCGGGCGCCGCCTCGGTGGCGGTCATGCCGACCACGGCGACCACCGCGAGCAGCGCCACCTGGACGAACGCCAGCAGGGTGAGCGCCGCGACCTTGCCGGCCAGCAGGGCCCGGATCGGGACGCTGGCGACCAGGATCTCGACGATCCGGGTCTGCTTCTCCTCGACCACGCTCTGCGCGATCTGCATGCCGAAGGTGAACGAGGTGAAGAAGAACAGCATCGCGAACGCCAGCGGCACCAGGACCCGGGCGACCTCCGCCACCTCGCTCGGTTCCAGCAGCTTCACCTGCGGCTCGGTGCTGAGCGCCCGGACCACCTCGTCCGGCGCCTCGTCCATGCCGACCACCACCGGGCCGGGCAGCACCGCCGCCTCCACCTCGCCGTCGCGGACCAGCTGCTCCGCGGCGGCGGCGTCGGGCACCTGCCGCACCTCCATGCCCTGCTGCTCAAGCACGCTCACCGCGGCCGGGTCGGCGACCGCGACCTTGGTCGGGCCGCCGTTGATCAGCGCCGGCAGCACGATCGAGGCGATCACGATGACCAGGAAGAACGCGGTGCCGTAGAGGAAGGCCTTGTCGCGCAGCTTGACCCGGATCTCCCGGGCGGCGACCAGTTTGACGGCGTCGAAGGTGCTCACTGGATGACCTCTCGGAAGATCTCGGCGAGGGACGGGCGGACCGGGCCGAACGCGTGCACCGGGCCGCGGGCCAGCGCGGCCCGCAGCACGCTCTGGTCGTCGGCGCCGGCGTCCAGGTCGAAGGTGGCGTGCCGGCCGTCCAGGTCGACCAGGGTGACGCCGGGTTCGTCGCGCAGCCAGCCGGCGTCGCCGCCGACCTCGATCTGGTAGCGCGGCAGCGCGTACTGGTCGCGCAGCCCGGCCCGGTCGCCGGCGGCCCGGATGGTGCCGTCCGCGATGATCACCAGGTCGTCGCAGAGGCGCTCGACCAGGTCGAGCTGGTGGCTGGAGAAGAGCACCGCGGCGCCGGCCGCGGCCCGCTCGCGCAGCACCCCGAGCACGTTCTCGACGGCGAGCGGGTCCAGGCCGGAGAACGGCTCGTCGAGCACCAGCAGCTCCGGGTCGTGCACCAGGGCGGCGGCGATCTGCGCCCGCTGCTGGTTGCCCAGCGACAGCTTCTGCACGTGGTCGTTGGCGCGCTCGGCCAGCTCCAGGCGCTCCAGCAGGGCCATCGTCCGGTTGCGCGCCTCGGCCGCGCCGAGCCCGTGCAGCCGGCCCAGGTAGACGATCTGCTCCAGCACGCTCATCTTCGGGTAGAGGCCGCGTTCCTCCGGCATGTAGCCGAACCGCTGCCGCATCTCCCGGGTGAGCTGCTCGCCCCGCCAGGTCACCGTGCCCGCGTCGGCGGCCAGGACCCCGAGGATGATCCGCATGGTGGTGGTCTTGCCGGCGCCGTTGGCGCCGACGAATCCGGTCAGCCGACCGGCGGTGACGGCGAACGACACGTCCTTGAGGACCTGCCGCTCCCCGAACGACCGGTTGATCGCGTCGACGGTGAGGACGGTGTTCATGCCGACAACGCTAGAGATCGCGGCGGCTCCGGGCGTCCGGCGCGCGACGGACCGCGGCGGGTCATTCGCGCGACGGACGGACCACCCCCATCTCGTACGCGAGGACCACGGCCTGCGTACGGTCGCGCGCCCCGAGCTTCATCAGCACCCGGCTCACGTGGGTCTTCACCGTCGTCTCGCCGAGGTGCAGGGCGACCGCGATCTCCGCGTTGGTGGCCCCGCCGGCCAGCTGGACCAGCACCTCGTGCTCGCGCGGGGTGAGGTCGTCGAGCCGCACGCCCGGCTCCGGGGCCCGCTGCCGCGGGGCGCTGAACTCCGCGATCACCCGCCGGGTCACCGCCGGCGCGAGCAGCGCGTCGCCGGCCGCGAGCACCCGGACCGCCTCGGTCAGCGCCTCCGGGCTGCCGTTCTTCAGCAGGAACCCGCTGGCCCCGGCCTGCAGCGCGGCGAACAGGTAGTCGTCCCGGTCGAAGGTGGTCAGGATCAGCACCGACGGGCCGCCCTCGGCGGCGATCCGCCGGGTCGCCTCCAGGCCGTCCATCACCGGCATCTCGACATCCATCAGGACGACGTCCGGCCGCAGCCGCAGCGCCAGGTCGACCGCCTGGGCGCCGTCCGCGGCCTCACCGACCACCTCGATGTCGTCCTCCATCTCGAGGATGACCCGGAACCCGGAGCGCACCAGCAGGTGATCGTCCGCGAGGAGGACCCGCACGCTCACGCCGCACTCCCGATCGTCGTCGCGGAGTAGGGCAACCGCGCCCGCACCCGGAAACCGCCGCTGCTGCGCCGGCCGTGCTCCAGGGTGCCGTCGTGCACCGCCACCCGCTCGCGCATCCCGATCAGCCCCATCCCGCTGCCCTGCCCGCCGGTCCCGCCCCGCCCGTCGTCGGTGACGTCCAGCTCCAGCTCGCCGGCCAGGTAGCGGACCCGGATGTCCAGCGTCCCGGCGTGCGCGTGCTTGAGGGTATTGGTCACCGACTCCTGGACGATCCGGTAGGCCGCCTGGGAGAGCGAGTCGGGCAGCGGGGCCGGCTCGCCGTACGTACCGAAATGCACCTGGAGGCCCGCCTCCCGGGCCCGGTCGGCGATCTCCTCGATCCGGTCGATCCCGGCCCCCGGGGTGTCCTCGGCCCGAGGGCTGGAGGCCCGCAACGCGCCCAGCATGCGGCGCAGCTCGTCGACCGCGGTCCGGGCACCGTGCTCGATCGCGGTCAGCGCGGGAACCGCTTTCGCCGGGTCCTTGTCCAGCGCGCGGCGGCAGGCGGACGCCTGGATGCCCATCACCGAGACGTGGTGGGCGACCACGTCGTGCAGCTCCCGGGCGATCCGCACCCGCTCGTCCAGGACCGCCCGGCCGGCCGCCGCCTCCTGCGCCGCGCGCAGCTCCTCGGCCTGCTGCTCGAGCTGGTGCCGGCGCCAGACGGCCCGCCAGGCGGCGTCGCCCATCAGGTAGGTGAAGCCGAAGTAGACCACGTTCTGCACGTAGCCCAGGAAGATCGCGGACCAGAGTTTCGGCAGCTCACCGGAGGAGTCGGTGTCGGCCAGCGAGGCGGCCATGGCGTCGTGGTAGAGCGCGTAGGACAGGGTCAGCCAGCCGAACATCACCGCGATGATGCCGAGCCGCAGGTAGCGCGCTCGCTGCCGGTCCGGGCCCCAGGCGCCGAGCGTGTAGATCGCGGCGCACAGCGAGTAGACGCTGACCAGCTGCTCCGGGGAGAACCGCACCTGCGCGGCGATGAAGCACACCGAGATCACCACGGCGACGATCTCCGGGGCACGACGCCGCCAGGCCAGCGGGAGGGTGGTCGCCACCGCCCAGAAGATCTGCTCGGCCAGCGCCGGCGCGCGGTCGCTGTCGTAGTAGGACCCGGCGCTGCGCAGCAGGTAGAGGCTCAGCACAGCGGCCGCGGCCACGCCCAGCCCGGTGAGCAGGTCGGTCCGGCGCTGCTCGGCGGTCGGGCCGGGTCGCCGCCATTCCTCGATGTTCCACGATGGCATGCGAAGACGATGACACGTCCGGTCGACCCGCGGCATCCTGCCCGGGCACGACCCCGGAGACAGGCCAGGACCCCGGCGGGTAACCGGGGCCCTGGCTTTTCAATTCTGTTGCCGACTCACTGGCCGGCTCAGGTGGTCGACCGGCTGCGTGCCGCTAGCAGTCGACCGGAGTGATGGGCATCGGCTGCGATCACCTCTTGTCGGGTCGGGGACGTCGTGACTACGCGTTGCTGCGGTATCTCGTCCTCCTTAGCCAACTCAGCGTCTGTGCCAGTTGCGTTGCCGGCCGGAGCCGACCCCACGAACATATGCCTCTCCGGAGCGGATTTCTAGGGTCGCCGCTGTAGATCTTTTAGCCCGATCCGGGAGCTGACCTGCGACAACGTAAGAAGCCGTCAATGTCTGCAAGAAGATCGGCCCGCCCTCTGCCGGTCCCCGGCAAACCCTGCCCGGCTCCTTCGCCGCCGCCCCCTCAAGGCCGTCAACCGCACTTCCGGTACGCGGTCAGCACACCACCGTGCGTGAAAATCCGCGCCCGCCCCTTCCACCCGGCGGGCGACGGCCGGGGCCGGATCCGGCGGAACACGCCGCGCACCCCGGTGCGGCAACCGGCCGGCGGCTCACTTCCCGAAGACGGCCGGCTGCGGCTCACTCCGCAGCAGGTAGAAGGCGATCACACCGGCGATCGACACCAGCACCAGCAGCACCGGGAGGCCGAGCAGCAGCACCAGGCCGGCGCCGATGTTGGCGCCGATCACGCCGGCCGTGGCGACCCGGGCCGCGAGACCGCTCAGGTGACCGGCCACGATCAGCGGGAGCAGCACCAGCCACCAGCCGGCCCGCAGGCGCCGGGTGATCGACGCCCAGGCCAGGAACGGCACCGTGCCGGCGACGATCAGGCAGGCCAGCATTCCGAGCACCCGGTCGGCGGCGGCGCCGAGCGAGACCGCGCGGTAGGCGTAGTCCAGCTCGATGTGCTCGGCCAGCAGCTCCGGGTCGGTGAGATCGCCGACCAGCCACCAGGTGGCCACCGGCACGGCGAACACCAGGGCGATCATCGCGGCGGGCAGGGCCTTGCGCAGCGTCATCAGAGCCTCCGGGCGGACCGGGACATGGGTTGTCAAGCGACCCGGCGGACGATCGCGAGCAGGGACTCCTCGACGTCCTCGATCGGGCGGTCCGGCTGGAAGACCAGCCAGTCGACGGCGACCACCAGGCCCACCCCGAAGAGCGCCGCCGAGGCCACCCGGACGTCCAGGTCGGCCGGGAGGTCGCCGGAGTCGACACCGGCCTGGACGGTCTCGGCGATCACCCCGATCGCCTCGGCGCGGAGCAGGATCAGCGTCTGCTGCCACTCCCGGTTGGTCCGCCACATCTCGGAGAGCAGCAGCTGGGCGAAGGCGCGGTAACGCCGGATGTACTCCAGCTGGGCGCGGACCAGGGCGCGCACCGCCTCGCGCGGCGGCTTGCCGGCGACCGCCCCGCGGAACTCCGTGGTGAGCAGGCCGACGCCGTGCCGGAGCAGCTCCTCGAAGAGGTCGGTCTTGGACTTGAAGTTGTAGTAGACCGTGCCCTTGGCGACCTTGGCGCGTAGCGCGATGTCGTCCACGGTGGTCGCCGAGAAGCCCTGCTCGGCGATCAGATCCACCGCGGCCTCGTAGAGCCTCTGCCGGGTGTCCTCGCGCCGGCGGCTCCGCCCGTCCATCGCCACGAGCACAGGTTAAAGGACCAGTTCGGGATGTAGGTCCCCGGTGCGCATCCGGCGCTGCCGGCCGGCCAGCAGGACGGTGAGCAGCAGCGCGACCAGGCCGAAGCCGGCCAGCACCAGGGCGCCGTGGACGACCGGGCCGGCAACGCCGCCGTCGATCGCGTGCCGCATCGCCTCGACCACGTAGGTCATCGGCAACAGCGGGTGGATCGCCTGGAAGAAGCCCGGCGTGGTCTGCACCGGGTAGGTGCCGCCGGACGAGGTGAGCTGGAGCATCAGCAGGACCAGCGCGATGATCCGGCCGGGCGCGCCGAGCGCGGCGCCGATCAGCTGCATGATCGCGGCGAACACCGCGGCGGTGCCGAGCAGCAGGCCGAGCGTGGTCCACGGGTGCACCGGGGACAGCCCGAGACCGAACCGGACCACGGCGAACAGCAGGGCGGCCTGGACCAGCCCGATCAGCACGCCGGGCAGCAGCCCGGCCAGGGCCACCCGGTGCGGGGGCGCGCCGGACATCAGGTGGCGCCGGTTCAGCGGCCGGAGCAGCATGTAGTTGATCATCGCGCCCACCCAGAGGGCGAGGGCCAGGAAGTACGGCGCGAAGCCGACGCCGTAGGTGCCGGCCGGGTTGTGCACCACCCGGTCCAGGCTGACCGGGTCGGCCAGGATGCCGGACCGCCGGGACGCGTCGTCGTAGCCGGGGATCTGCTCCGCGCCGTCGGTCAGCTTGCCGGCCAGCTCGGTCGCGCCGTTCTGCAGGTCGGCCAGGCCGTCGGCGATCTGGTGGCCGCCGGTGGAGAGCTTCGCCAGTCCGGAGTCCAGCTGACGGGCGCCGGTGGAGAGCCGGAAGACGCCGTCCTTCAGGTCGGCCGCGCCGTCAGCCAGCCGGCCGGTGGCGCTGGTCGCCTGGTCGACCCCGCCGGCCACCTGCCCCATCGCGGCGGCCAGCCGATCCACCTGGGTCCGGGCCTGCACCAGGTCGTCGGCCAGGTGCGGCGCCGCGTCGGCCACCGTGCGGGCGGTCTTCGCCACCTCGCGCAGCCGGGTCCGCAACGCGTCCAGGTCGGCGGCGTCGACCCGGCGCTGGATCAGCTGGGCGTCGTCGACCAGCCGGTCGGCCAGCCGCTTCGCCTCGTCCAGCCCGGGGGTGTCGGCCGGCAGCTCGTCCAGGTAGTCGCGCAGCTCCCGGGCATCCCGCAGCGCCCGGTCCGCGGCGTCGTCCAGCTTGCCGACGTTCGCGGCGAGCTGGTCGGCGCCGTTGGCCACCAGGGTCGCGGCGTCCCCGATGGTCTGCGCGTTCGCCCGCACCAGCGGCTCCCACTCGCCGGTCAGCGAGTCCACCCGGGTGGCCAGCTCCCGGCCACCGGCCGCCACCCGCGCGGCGCCGGAGTTCAGCTCGGCGAGGCGGGCGTTCAGCTGGTCGAGCCCGTCGGAGATCCGCCGCGCGCCGGTCCCGGCCTCGTCCAGCCCGTCGGCGAGCTGGCCGGCGCCGTCCTGCGCGTGGTCGACCCCGGCCGCCTCCTTGGCCGCCCCGGCGTGCAGCGTCCCGGCGCCGTCGGTGATCTTCCCGGCGCCCTCGGCGGCCTTCTCGGTCTGCGTCTTCAGGTCGGTGAACCCGATCAGCATCTTGTCGTAGTACTTCGCCGAGGCGCTGGCCGAGGCGGCCGCGCGGACCTCGTCGAAGGCGGTCCGGGCGAAGACCCCGGAGAGGTAGTTGGTGGCGTCGTCGCTGACCGCGCTCAGCCGGGCGTTCTCCGGAGTGGCCGCGGCGTCCGGGGCGGCGGCCAGGTTGCCGGAGAAGTCGGCCGGGATGCGCAGCGCGATCTGGTACTCGCCGTCCCGCAGGCCGTCCTCCGCGGTCCGGGCGTCGACCACCTTCCAGTCGAAGATCTCCCGGTCGATCAGCTCGTCGGCCAGGTCCTGCCCGGCGTGGACCGGTTTGCCGTCCGGGTCGGTGGCCGGGCGGTCCTCGACGACCAGGGCGGCCGGGATGTGGTTGAGATGGCCGTAGGGATCCCAGAAGGCGTAGAGGTAGAGCGCGCCGTAGAGCAGCGGGACCACCGCGAGGGTGGCGAGCGCGGCGGCGGTGAGGCGGCTGCGCAGGAAACGGCGGATCTCCAGTCCGGCCAGGGAGAACGCTTTCACTTGTCGCTCCTCACGCTGTCGCCGTCCACCGGCTCGGGGTCTACCGGCTCGTCGTCCGCGGGCTCGTCAGCGGGCTCGTCGTCATCCGGCTCGTCGTCGTC contains:
- a CDS encoding amino acid permease; translated protein: MSTEPAVTGTDEERLAQLGYKQELHRRLSGFSNFAVSFSIISILAGAITSYGIAMNAGGPLAITLGWVFVGGMVTLVALAMAEVCSAYPTAGALYWWAAALAKRNKAAWAWFIGWFNFLGEVAVTAAIDFGAAITTSAFLSLTFDMEVTTARTFLIFLVIIVVHGLLNTFGVNLVRVLSDVSAWWHLIGVAVIVVLLAVLPDQHKPISEVFFEVRNATGFDFTGATVYAVLIGLLMAQYTYTGYDASAHVAEETHDAARAAPRGIVMSVVVSVLAGFVLLFAITWSIQDYDGAATTSLGLPPAQIFIDAAGHDVGTFLLFICMVAQWFCGMASVTANSRMSYAFARDGALPGSRLWKKVNPRTGTPTNSIWLCVTISTILVLPSLWNTTAYLAATSIAVIGLYIAYVGPVFLRRRNPEFEPGPWHLGRWSAVIGWTAIVWVGVICVLFVLPTAGPITAKNFNYTIFAVAVVLGGATIWWFASARKWFTGPRSNLLEKAAHGEQTMPTAND
- a CDS encoding ABC transporter permease, coding for MSTFDAVKLVAAREIRVKLRDKAFLYGTAFFLVIVIASIVLPALINGGPTKVAVADPAAVSVLEQQGMEVRQVPDAAAAEQLVRDGEVEAAVLPGPVVVGMDEAPDEVVRALSTEPQVKLLEPSEVAEVARVLVPLAFAMLFFFTSFTFGMQIAQSVVEEKQTRIVEILVASVPIRALLAGKVAALTLLAFVQVALLAVVAVVGMTATEAAPGLLNAVAPAIGWFLPFFVIGFVMLAALWAGVGALASRQEELASTTVPVQMLVLIPFFLAVSVPKDGVLMQVLSFVPFSSPLAMPIRLFHGDVPLWQPLLSLLLLAATAVALLAVGARVYSGSLLRTQVKTSFLTALRKA
- a CDS encoding ABC transporter ATP-binding protein, coding for MNTVLTVDAINRSFGERQVLKDVSFAVTAGRLTGFVGANGAGKTTTMRIILGVLAADAGTVTWRGEQLTREMRQRFGYMPEERGLYPKMSVLEQIVYLGRLHGLGAAEARNRTMALLERLELAERANDHVQKLSLGNQQRAQIAAALVHDPELLVLDEPFSGLDPLAVENVLGVLRERAAAGAAVLFSSHQLDLVERLCDDLVIIADGTIRAAGDRAGLRDQYALPRYQIEVGGDAGWLRDEPGVTLVDLDGRHATFDLDAGADDQSVLRAALARGPVHAFGPVRPSLAEIFREVIQ
- a CDS encoding response regulator, encoding MSVRVLLADDHLLVRSGFRVILEMEDDIEVVGEAADGAQAVDLALRLRPDVVLMDVEMPVMDGLEATRRIAAEGGPSVLILTTFDRDDYLFAALQAGASGFLLKNGSPEALTEAVRVLAAGDALLAPAVTRRVIAEFSAPRQRAPEPGVRLDDLTPREHEVLVQLAGGATNAEIAVALHLGETTVKTHVSRVLMKLGARDRTQAVVLAYEMGVVRPSRE
- a CDS encoding sensor histidine kinase, whose protein sequence is MPSWNIEEWRRPGPTAEQRRTDLLTGLGVAAAAVLSLYLLRSAGSYYDSDRAPALAEQIFWAVATTLPLAWRRRAPEIVAVVISVCFIAAQVRFSPEQLVSVYSLCAAIYTLGAWGPDRQRARYLRLGIIAVMFGWLTLSYALYHDAMAASLADTDSSGELPKLWSAIFLGYVQNVVYFGFTYLMGDAAWRAVWRRHQLEQQAEELRAAQEAAAGRAVLDERVRIARELHDVVAHHVSVMGIQASACRRALDKDPAKAVPALTAIEHGARTAVDELRRMLGALRASSPRAEDTPGAGIDRIEEIADRAREAGLQVHFGTYGEPAPLPDSLSQAAYRIVQESVTNTLKHAHAGTLDIRVRYLAGELELDVTDDGRGGTGGQGSGMGLIGMRERVAVHDGTLEHGRRSSGGFRVRARLPYSATTIGSAA
- a CDS encoding TetR/AcrR family transcriptional regulator — its product is MDGRSRRREDTRQRLYEAAVDLIAEQGFSATTVDDIALRAKVAKGTVYYNFKSKTDLFEELLRHGVGLLTTEFRGAVAGKPPREAVRALVRAQLEYIRRYRAFAQLLLSEMWRTNREWQQTLILLRAEAIGVIAETVQAGVDSGDLPADLDVRVASAALFGVGLVVAVDWLVFQPDRPIEDVEESLLAIVRRVA
- a CDS encoding YhgE/Pip domain-containing protein codes for the protein MKAFSLAGLEIRRFLRSRLTAAALATLAVVPLLYGALYLYAFWDPYGHLNHIPAALVVEDRPATDPDGKPVHAGQDLADELIDREIFDWKVVDARTAEDGLRDGEYQIALRIPADFSGNLAAAPDAAATPENARLSAVSDDATNYLSGVFARTAFDEVRAAASASASAKYYDKMLIGFTDLKTQTEKAAEGAGKITDGAGTLHAGAAKEAAGVDHAQDGAGQLADGLDEAGTGARRISDGLDQLNARLAELNSGAARVAAGGRELATRVDSLTGEWEPLVRANAQTIGDAATLVANGADQLAANVGKLDDAADRALRDARELRDYLDELPADTPGLDEAKRLADRLVDDAQLIQRRVDAADLDALRTRLREVAKTARTVADAAPHLADDLVQARTQVDRLAAAMGQVAGGVDQATSATGRLADGAADLKDGVFRLSTGARQLDSGLAKLSTGGHQIADGLADLQNGATELAGKLTDGAEQIPGYDDASRRSGILADPVSLDRVVHNPAGTYGVGFAPYFLALALWVGAMINYMLLRPLNRRHLMSGAPPHRVALAGLLPGVLIGLVQAALLFAVVRFGLGLSPVHPWTTLGLLLGTAAVFAAIMQLIGAALGAPGRIIALVLLMLQLTSSGGTYPVQTTPGFFQAIHPLLPMTYVVEAMRHAIDGGVAGPVVHGALVLAGFGLVALLLTVLLAGRQRRMRTGDLHPELVL